In the Pan paniscus chromosome 19, NHGRI_mPanPan1-v2.0_pri, whole genome shotgun sequence genome, AATTGGGCCACTTACCAATGAGCCACACAGCCAGTTCTTGTCAGGAGCTGGTTGAAAACTGTGCTGTGCATGTAGCAGGAATGGCACAAGAAGATAGCCGTCGTGGTCAAGTGCCATCTTCCTTTTATCATGGTGCCAACCAAGAACTTGACCTGTCCACCAAAGTGTACAAAAGGGAATCAGGAAGTCCTTATTCTGTGTTAGTGGACACCAAGATGAGCAAACCACATCTCCATGAAACAGAAGAACAGCCATATTTCAGGGAGACAAGAGCAGTGTCTGACGTGCATGCTGTTAAGGAAGACCGGGAGAATTCTGATGacacagaggaggaagaggaagaagtctCTTACAAAAGGGAGCAGATCATAGTGGAGGTAAACCTTAATAATCAAACATTAAATGTATCTAAAGGGGAAAAGGGTGTCTCTTCTCAGTCCAAAGAGACTCCTGTTCTTAAGACAAGcagtgaggaggaagaggaagagagtgagGAAGAGGCCACAGATGACAGCAATGACTATGGAGAGaatgaaaagcagaagaaaaaggagaagatagTAGAGAAAGTCAGCGTTACACAaaggagaaccaggagagctgcCTCTGTTGCCGCAGCTACCACTTCCCCTACTCCCAGAACTACAAGAGGTCGTAGGAAGAGTGTAGAGCCACCTAAGCGTAAGAAGCGGGCCACAAAGGAGCCCAAAGCACCAGTCCAGAAAGCTAAGTGTGAAGAGAAAGAGACTCTGACCTGTGAGAAGTGCCCCAGGGTATTTAACACTCGCTGGTACCTGGAGAAGCACATGAACGTTACTCATAGGCGCATGCAGATTTGTGATAAATGTGGCAAGAAGTTTGTCCTGGAAAGTGAGCTGTCCCTTCACCAGCAAACAGACTGTGAAAAAAACATTCAGGTAGGTTTCATCACCGAGAGGGAAAACTTTTCAGGATAGAACCTGGCTGTTCAGATTCATCTGGTATCCGCCCAAGAGAATAAATGCAATAGAGGCTGAAGGGACAGATTTCACCAATTTATCATTTGAAAAGCTCCTGCTTTGGTCTTTTCTAAACCAAGGCTTTTATTTCAAAAGCATTAAATTTGACGCTGGACTAGTGGGAACCCAGGCACACTGGAAGGGGGATCTGTTATAGTTGATTGACCAGGAGGTTAAAATCAACACCAACTTTGCACTGAGATTCACTGTTGTAGGACGTGTAATAGAATTCATTCTGGCATCTTCTCTGTGGAGGTAGGAGTTACTGATTAAAGGTTAGGAGTAGAGAAAGGTCCCTTTCTGGGTTTACAAGGATGCCAGATTCTAGTACAGCTGATGGGGACAAAAACCATAATGACTCAGACCGGTGGAAATGGAAGATCTTCAGCAGTGAGTTTGCTTTTACCATTGGAGAGATGACAACACTAAATTTGCCAAGAGGCTGAGCCCATGGGAATATGCAAACTTTAAGCAGAGGCTGAGCTGGTCGAAAATGTTGCCCACCTGGCAGTAGGGTTACATAATGCCACTGTACAGTATTGTTAAGGTAACAAAATAATGGTATTCAAACCAGGCTGGTGTCATGAAAGGACTATATTGTGATAGGTTAAAGAGGTATGCTAATTATATTATGTCAAGTGGATTGCAGTTATATTGGTTTGCACGTGTGAATGCATATTAATGAATATTCGTAAGAGGTAAGTCTATTCATGTCTCCATAAGATATGTAACAGAAATATTTTGTACCATATTTAAGCTAAACTTATAAAGGATAAATTgtgttggtttggtttgttttttggtgtGCTTCTAATATTGGTAGTCACTTTTTAAGTTTCACTTCTGTTGCTTTTAATCAACATCTGAGATCATTGCTCTActttaaagagttttaaaaaatggaaattgcaTTTGCTAAAAATTCACCGCTTTTGATTCACCAATTGTGACTTGATCTCCAACACGCTGAGTAAATAAAAGAAGACTGAGTCATGGAGCCCATATCCTCCGGTAACTGCCAGTGCCCTGGCTTGGGTATGAATTGTTTGCAGCGCTTCAGGCCAAAGGGAGTGTGGTGCACTGCTGCACTCTAGGGGTCAAACTTGGATTCTGTAATGATCCATTACTGAAAGCGTTCTTGATCTTTATATAtaggttttgtgggtttttttttttttttaacttaagtcTGTTTAAGttacagaaaacatttaataaatactttttgtgTGTGACTTTCCTCACGATTCTTCATCATACtacttttaaatttgtgtttaagTTTTGTGGATTCTGCTAAATGAACTTTATTCACATTCATAAAGAACACTGTACTTTGTTCTTATGTATAGCTCCTAATAATCCTGATGACTTGGTAACAAGTAAAAACTAAAACccagaccgggcgcagtggctcacacctgtaatcctagcactttgggaggccaaggcgggtggatcacgtgaggtcaggagttcgagaccagcctgacgaacatggagaaaccccatctctattaaaaatacaaaattagccaggtgtggtggcacatgcctgtaatcccagctactcaggaggctgagacaggagaatcgcttgaacctgggaggcggaggttgcagtgagccgagattgtgccattgcactccagcctgggcaagaagagtgaagctccgtctcaaaaaaaaaaaaaaaaaaaaaaaactaaaaccctcccctaaggccgggtgcagtggctcacgcctgtaatctcagcactttgggagggttgcctgagcccaggagattgatcctgcagtaagccatgatagcaccactgcattccagcttgagcaacagagtgagactgtctaaaaacaaaacaaaaaaaacctgcccTACAAAATGGCTGATAGTAGTAGTCTGTCCTTTTCTAGAGCATTTTCCAACCAGAGGTTTATCTTTTAACTCTTTTCAGAGTTCTTGTTACCTGAAGTGACAATGATGTTTAGAGATCTTTATAGTGAATATTAACATGTTCCCTTAAGTATCCAAGGGTCTAATGATTACCAAGAGCTTTCTAGTATTGTTTTGCTTTAACCAGAAATACTCTGATACACATTATGCCTAATATTCCAGGCTATTAATGATTCATGATACAAGGAACTAGGCAGTGTGGTGTGTTTTCTACAGATTCTTACAAGAGAGCTCTGGAACTGATCTGTAAGGGAAAAGGTATAGGCTTTAGTTAATTAAAGTTtagactaaaaaaattttttttaattttttaaagaaacagtaaggctgggtgcagtagctcacacctgtgatcccagcactttggaggctgaagcgggcagatcacaaggtcaggagttcgagaccagcctggccaacatagtgaaacctcatctctgctaaaaatacaaaaattagccaggcatggtggcacgcacctgtagtcccacctacttgggaggctgaggcaggagaattgcttgaacccaggcggtggaggttgtggtgagccgagatcacaccactgcactccagcctgggcgacagagtgagactccatctcaaaaaaaataataatgattttaaaaaggagagagagtgaTACTAAGAGTTCAGAGGGTATATTCTGCCTGAGGGACGTGTTTGAAAGTATAAATTAGATTTGGGGAAATATAACATTTcaattattcatattaataaatgctccaaatgcatttcttttcttttctttttttgagatggagtttcgctctttgttgcccaggctggagtgcaatggcgcgatctcggctcaccgcaacctccacctcccggttcaagagattctcctgcctcagcctcctgagtagctgggattacaggcatgcgtcaccacgcccggctaattttttatttttagtagagatggggtttctccatgttggtcaggctggtctcgaactcctgacctcaggtgatcctcctgtcttggcctcccgagatgctgggattataggcgtgagccactgcacctggctccaaatgcattttctaaggcataaaaacatttttatatttctacataCCTATAATACCTATACCactaatatgtattttgtttaatCTTGTTTTTATTACACTAATTTAAAATTAGTTTATATTCTCTGGTAAAACCTTACTAACTGATGTGGAGGAGGCAGCCACACTTGcttaatacatacatttttaaaactcgaATGTCTTGCAacttctgtttaaaaatttaaaaacttgtctgggcttggtgactcatgcctgtaatcgcagtactttgggaggctgaggcgggtggatcacgaggccagaagatcgagatcaccctggccaacacggtgaaaccctgtctctactaaaaatacaaaaaaaattagctgggaatggtgacgcccacctgtaatcccagctacttgggaggctgaggcaggagaatcgcttgaacccgggaggtggaggttgcagtgaggctagatcgcgccactgcactccggcctgggcgacagagcaaggctctgtctcaaataaataaacaaacttgaAGTTTCTTTTCATAGGTACAATACTAACTTCATAATAGCAGTGAATTCTTTGATGTTAGTGGAACTTTCCACTTTTTGTCTTAGTTTTTGCCATTGTTTTCATACTCCCAAAGAGTGTCTAAAAGATGCATCTTAGAAAAGAGAAcatacagatgttggtgttggAATCTGGGCTCTGTGGAAGAATAGCACTTATCTGGATTCTGGCCTTGTGCCATGAACCTAAAGCACATCCGTTTCGTCTGCCAGTAGGCTGGTATGGCATGCTGTAAGcccctataaatattatttctatttatcctGCTCAGTGTGTTTCCTGTAACAAATCGTTCAAGAAACTCTGGTCCCTTCATGAACATATCAAGATCGTCCATGGATATGCAGAAAAGAAATTTTCCTGTGAAATTTGTGAGAAGAAATTCTATACCATGGCTCATGTGCGGAAACACATGGTTGGtaagtttttctgcttttctcttatACCTATAATTTTCCCTTGTTCTTCTGTGTGCTTTATGCCCTGGATTGGGCAGGATATGAGGAATTGCCCTAATCAGTTTTGACGTGTTGAAACTGAATGCATTATGTCTTCAGTAAGTATCACCAAATTGGATGGTATAGTCTTCCACACCCAGCTTTCTTTTCAACATTATTTTCTCTTCAGACATTACTATTAGAGCCTcacaaaggccaggtgtggtggctcacacctgtaatcccagcactttgggaggctgaggcaggcaaatcacttgaagtcaggagttcggaaccagcctggcaaacgtggtgaaaccctgtctctactgaaaatacaaaaattagctgggcgtggtggcgcatgcctgtaatcccagctactcgggaggctgaggcaggataatcacttgaacccagggggcggaggttgcagtgagccaagattgcgccactgcactccggcctgtgcgacagagcaagactccatctcaaaaaaaaaaaaaaaaaaaaagcctcacaaATCAGTGTAGAAAATTAGGATGGCCTAATTGCTTTACAGTAGGATGCCTTTCTAGTTTGAGCTTTTTGGTGGATTTTGTTTTGACACTAAGTACATTCTGTGTTGCAGCACACACAAAAGACATGCCATTTACATGCGAAACCTGTGGAAAATCATTCAAACGCAGTATGTCACTCAAGGTGCACTCCTTGCAGCATTCTGGAGAGAAGCCCTTCAGATGCGAGGTAAGGAATGTGCTACCTACAGGCCCAGGCCTAGGGGCTAGTGTTTGCATAGATGGCAGACCAGTGAGAGAGAGGTGTGCTGGAGCAGGAGGCACAAGGCTGCCTTCCACAGAACTTTCAGACGTGTTCTGAGCTCTGTGTGCGCTGTCACTGCAAGGTAGAAAAATGTCACTTTTAACACACTGTTAACTCTCTTAGATTAGGTTAACTTGGAAATAACAcataatgacttatttttcttctctcagtgATTCTGAGAAGTCGAGTATACTTCAATGATAATTTTGTGAGGAAATTTCCCTTTTATTAGTAACTCACCTGCCGAAATATAGCAAAGCCAAATAGCTGACACAAGCAGGTTCTATTTTGAATATGAAAAATAAGCCTAGTATCAGAGACTGTGTTAGGGTGGGCCCAGGTAAAGCTACTATGCTTGGCATTCAAAAATCTCCACTGTGTCCAATGCAGAACTGTGACGAAAGGTTTCAGTACAAGTACCAGCTACGCTCCCACATGAGCATTCATATTGGGCACAAACAGTTCATGTGCCAGTGGTGTGGCAAGGATTTCAACATGAAGCAGTACTTCGACGAACACATGAAAACACACACTGGTAAGAATTTCTTGGGAAAGGTACAGATAATGTCTCAAGCACTTGTTGATGATCATCTGTgggtctgtttttaaaaaaaatcaaaaccacaaatttGCATTCAAAGCAAAAATCCCACTTTAAATAAACCTAATGTGTAAAAATATAGATTAGTGATACTGAAAAATTTAACTTTAATAACtctgattgtttaaaaaagaattatttgtgAGTGCCTTTTTACTTTGAGCTCTTTTAAGACAATGGGGTCttgatcaataaataaataaattaattaaaaaaaaaaagacaatggggTCTTTACGTGGGGTTCAGAAACTCCTGAAATTGTATGAAACTTcttttgtgtatgtgcatgttaTTTTCGTAAGGAAAGGGTTCTGGGTCTTAAAAAGATGGAGGACGCTGACTGCTTTAATAGAATacccctctctctctgtttttt is a window encoding:
- the ZNF652 gene encoding zinc finger protein 652 isoform X1 is translated as MSHTASSCQELVENCAVHVAGMAQEDSRRGQVPSSFYHGANQELDLSTKVYKRESGSPYSVLVDTKMSKPHLHETEEQPYFRETRAVSDVHAVKEDRENSDDTEEEEEEVSYKREQIIVEVNLNNQTLNVSKGEKGVSSQSKETPVLKTSSEEEEEESEEEATDDSNDYGENEKQKKKEKIVEKVSVTQRRTRRAASVAAATTSPTPRTTRGRRKSVEPPKRKKRATKEPKAPVQKAKCEEKETLTCEKCPRVFNTRWYLEKHMNVTHRRMQICDKCGKKFVLESELSLHQQTDCEKNIQCVSCNKSFKKLWSLHEHIKIVHGYAEKKFSCEICEKKFYTMAHVRKHMVAHTKDMPFTCETCGKSFKRSMSLKVHSLQHSGEKPFRCENCDERFQYKYQLRSHMSIHIGHKQFMCQWCGKDFNMKQYFDEHMKTHTGEKPFICEICGKSFTSRPNMKRHRRTHTGEKPYPCDVCGQRFRFSNMLKAHKEKCFRVTSPVNVPPAVQIPLTTSPATPVPSVVNTPTTPTPPINMNPVSTLPPRPIPHPFSHLHIHPHPHHPHHLPIPPVPHLPPPPALFKSEPLNHRGQSEDNFLRHLAEKNSSAQHH
- the ZNF652 gene encoding zinc finger protein 652 isoform X2; this encodes MSHTASSCQELVENCAVHVAGMAQEDSRRGQVPSSFYHGANQELDLSTKVYKRESGSPYSVLVDTKMSKPHLHETEEQPYFRETRAVSDVHAVKEDRENSDDTEEEEEEVSYKREQIIVEVNLNNQTLNVSKGEKGVSSQSKETPVLKTSSEEEEEESEEEATDDSNDYGENEKQKKKEKIVEKVSVTQRRTRRAASVAAATTSPTPRTTRGRRKSVEPPKRKKRATKEPKAPVQKAKCEEKETLTCEKCPRVFNTRWYLEKHMNVTHRRMQICDKCGKKFVLESELSLHQQTDCEKNIQCVSCNKSFKKLWSLHEHIKIVHGYAEKKFSCEICEKKFYTMAHVRKHMVGEKPFICEICGKSFTSRPNMKRHRRTHTGEKPYPCDVCGQRFRFSNMLKAHKEKCFRVTSPVNVPPAVQIPLTTSPATPVPSVVNTPTTPTPPINMNPVSTLPPRPIPHPFSHLHIHPHPHHPHHLPIPPVPHLPPPPALFKSEPLNHRGQSEDNFLRHLAEKNSSAQHH